One stretch of Schlesneria sp. DSM 10557 DNA includes these proteins:
- a CDS encoding DUF4198 domain-containing protein — MRIRRLVLGLLLMVVSAPATSWGHFVWIASGSQAKDGKVHVYFAEAVEPDDPDLLNKLATLKLWQVSQDGKATELKTTKDADSLVADATESSNSIFTVSHNYGILARGDETFLLKYHAKSLPSSDPKSWRGVGNAAVLPFEIVPSPGSEKTVLTVLWQGKPLEGSVVTVTGPGIEKKLESTTDAKGVVEFDLKSAGLYSIRAKHSEAIKGEHEGKAYTSVRHYTTLALTRADAGDKVSSTASPSVALPPLDPGVTSFGAAIIDNTLYVYGGHFGKPHHYSKDGQSANLMKLDLSHPSKWEVASTGPKRTGLAAVAHGGKFYRIGGFEARNAEADKQSLWSMSDFARFDPKTNQWETLPSLPEGRSSHDALVIGNILYVVGGWELQGEGETKWHDTAYTVDLSADQLEWKSLPQPPFQRRALALGEWQGKVVAVGGMQSAGGTTTATAIYDPQTQAWTAGPKLNGEDMDGFGSSAFLCADKLCVTTFSGSIQILSDDGSKWVNAGKVAHPRFFHRMLPLNGTQALIVGGANMKTGKIIELETIPVSLSASGD; from the coding sequence ATGAGAATTCGCAGACTTGTACTGGGTTTACTTTTGATGGTTGTGTCTGCTCCAGCGACCAGCTGGGGACACTTCGTCTGGATCGCTTCCGGATCCCAGGCCAAGGATGGCAAGGTCCACGTTTACTTTGCAGAAGCTGTCGAGCCCGATGATCCCGATCTGCTGAACAAGCTGGCTACATTGAAGCTTTGGCAGGTTTCCCAGGACGGAAAAGCAACCGAACTGAAGACGACGAAGGATGCCGATTCCCTGGTCGCAGACGCAACCGAGTCATCGAACTCTATCTTCACCGTCAGCCACAACTATGGCATTCTGGCTCGAGGCGACGAAACCTTTCTTCTCAAGTATCACGCCAAGTCACTTCCCTCCTCCGATCCAAAGTCGTGGCGCGGTGTCGGCAACGCAGCTGTGTTGCCGTTTGAAATTGTGCCGAGTCCGGGATCCGAGAAGACCGTCCTCACCGTTCTCTGGCAGGGTAAGCCACTGGAAGGCTCGGTTGTCACCGTGACCGGTCCGGGTATTGAAAAGAAACTGGAATCCACGACTGATGCCAAGGGTGTCGTCGAATTCGACCTTAAATCGGCCGGTCTCTACTCCATCCGAGCGAAGCACAGCGAAGCCATCAAGGGTGAGCATGAAGGGAAGGCGTACACCTCCGTTCGTCACTACACCACGCTGGCGCTGACTCGTGCTGATGCGGGAGACAAGGTGAGCTCAACCGCTTCCCCGTCCGTCGCTCTGCCTCCACTCGATCCCGGCGTGACCAGCTTCGGCGCCGCCATCATTGATAACACCCTGTATGTGTACGGTGGGCACTTTGGTAAGCCTCATCACTATTCCAAAGATGGTCAGTCGGCGAATTTGATGAAGCTCGACCTGTCTCATCCCTCGAAATGGGAAGTTGCTTCGACCGGTCCAAAGCGAACTGGTCTCGCCGCTGTGGCCCATGGTGGCAAGTTCTATCGCATCGGTGGCTTTGAAGCCCGCAACGCCGAAGCCGACAAGCAGTCGCTGTGGTCGATGTCCGACTTTGCTCGATTCGATCCAAAAACCAACCAGTGGGAAACGCTCCCTTCGCTGCCCGAAGGACGCTCCTCGCACGATGCTCTCGTCATTGGCAACATCCTCTACGTTGTCGGTGGCTGGGAACTTCAGGGCGAAGGCGAAACGAAATGGCACGACACGGCGTACACGGTCGATCTGTCTGCCGATCAGTTGGAATGGAAATCACTCCCTCAGCCACCATTCCAGCGGCGAGCACTTGCCCTGGGTGAATGGCAGGGAAAAGTGGTGGCTGTCGGTGGAATGCAGTCTGCAGGGGGCACGACGACCGCAACGGCGATCTACGATCCCCAGACTCAGGCCTGGACGGCTGGTCCCAAGCTGAATGGGGAAGACATGGACGGGTTTGGTTCTTCGGCGTTCCTCTGTGCTGACAAGCTGTGCGTAACGACCTTCTCTGGCAGCATTCAGATTCTGTCAGACGACGGTTCAAAATGGGTGAATGCCGGTAAAGTGGCTCATCCACGCTTCTTCCATCGCATGCTGCCGCTGAACGGAACGCAGGCGCTGATCGTCGGGGGGGCGAACATGAAGACAGGGAAGATCATCGAACTGGAAACGATTCCGGTTTCCCTGAGTGCCTCTGGGGATTGA
- a CDS encoding class I SAM-dependent methyltransferase: protein MKLLSTLLRRFVKSGTLRVYDAEGKLHTFTGTPAEPVVTMRLHNKSLYTKLFFNPELYVGEAYMDGELTFEEGSRVFDLLNLFSNNRTGLTSHPVQSVLRHTWRSLRRFHQHNPISRSLKNASHHYDLSDEFYRLFLDEDMQYTCAYYLDPNDTLEEAQLNKKRHVCAKLQIKDGMKIAELGCGWGGLALYMAQIADVEVTAVNLSIEQIRVARQRAEALGVADRVHFEHMDYRQLQGKYDRVVSVGMLEHVGVGHYDEFFRKFRSLLNEDGLGLVHSIGRNAPPGTVSPFVRKYIFPGGYAPSLSEIFAPAERQRIWVADCEILRLHYYYTLRDWRDRFMANWDKAAAIYDERMCRMWEFYLISAQLAFLTGSEMIFQLILANKRDAVPIVRDYIVDNERAARKTA from the coding sequence ATGAAACTTCTGTCTACGTTGTTGCGGCGATTCGTGAAGAGCGGAACCCTGCGTGTCTATGACGCGGAAGGGAAGTTGCACACTTTTACCGGAACCCCGGCGGAACCGGTCGTGACCATGCGACTGCACAACAAGTCGCTCTACACAAAACTCTTTTTCAATCCGGAACTCTACGTCGGTGAAGCCTACATGGATGGCGAACTGACATTTGAAGAAGGCTCCCGGGTTTTCGACCTGCTGAACCTGTTTTCAAACAACCGTACGGGCCTGACCTCGCATCCCGTCCAATCGGTTTTGAGACACACCTGGCGTTCGCTACGTCGCTTCCATCAGCACAACCCCATCAGCAGGTCGCTGAAGAACGCCTCCCATCACTATGACCTGTCAGACGAGTTCTACCGCCTCTTTCTCGACGAGGACATGCAGTACACCTGCGCGTACTACCTCGACCCCAACGATACGCTTGAAGAGGCACAGCTCAACAAGAAACGACACGTCTGCGCAAAACTGCAGATCAAGGACGGGATGAAAATCGCCGAACTGGGTTGCGGCTGGGGGGGCCTTGCCCTGTACATGGCTCAGATTGCGGACGTGGAAGTCACCGCCGTGAATCTTTCCATCGAGCAAATTCGTGTGGCCCGCCAGCGAGCCGAGGCACTGGGAGTGGCGGACCGGGTCCACTTTGAGCACATGGACTACCGCCAGCTTCAAGGCAAGTACGATCGAGTGGTTTCCGTCGGAATGCTCGAACACGTCGGCGTCGGGCACTACGACGAATTCTTCCGGAAATTTCGCAGTCTGCTGAACGAGGACGGTCTTGGCCTTGTTCACAGCATCGGCCGGAACGCCCCACCGGGGACGGTCAGCCCATTCGTGCGAAAGTACATTTTCCCGGGGGGTTACGCCCCGTCACTCTCCGAGATCTTCGCTCCGGCTGAGCGCCAGCGGATCTGGGTTGCCGACTGTGAAATTCTGCGGCTCCACTACTACTACACCCTGCGCGACTGGCGAGACCGGTTCATGGCGAACTGGGACAAGGCCGCCGCCATCTACGACGAACGCATGTGCCGTATGTGGGAGTTCTATTTGATCTCCGCACAACTCGCGTTTCTCACCGGCTCTGAAATGATCTTCCAATTAATCCTGGCAAACAAACGGGACGCCGTGCCAATCGTCCGCGACTACATCGTCGACAACGAACGAGCCGCGCGCAAAACAGCCTGA
- a CDS encoding alkaline phosphatase family protein, protein MQIPLCLTLLCGILWTILAPIGLAGEVHDRHVIVICVDGLPAYLFGDKNAPMPNIRKLAANGVVAEGMVVANPAVTWPNHTSLMTGVWPERHGVLFNGVLERPGLGLPIKVNPRKDKLDLVQVPTVYDAIHQHGMKVAAINWPCTRNASSIDDDFPDVPDTFQFTTPRLIASMKQAGVVTDEDIEGFMKLSSPARDRVWTEAVCHVIRERKPELTLFHLLNVDSVHHQYGPRTNAGYSAVAYADSCVGDVIAAVDDAGIRDRTTILIVSDHGFIPVPKTLLPNVVLRQAGLLTVENGQAVTARVHVYPEGGIGMVYLTVPDRREEDRARVIELFRDRPEIAEILTPDDFPRFGLPLPGDHPQMADLVLVAKDGFGFNIRPTGDEFVINSETTVGMHGFLSTNPRMNATFVASGHRIRKGMSLGMIENRDVAPTIATLLSVPFETAEGRVLNEIFDGSAQSAE, encoded by the coding sequence GTGCAAATACCACTTTGTCTGACACTGCTGTGCGGAATCCTGTGGACAATCCTGGCGCCAATCGGGCTCGCGGGTGAGGTTCACGACCGACACGTGATCGTCATCTGCGTGGATGGTCTGCCCGCTTATCTGTTCGGTGACAAGAACGCTCCGATGCCAAACATTCGGAAGCTTGCGGCGAATGGGGTGGTTGCCGAGGGGATGGTTGTCGCGAATCCGGCTGTGACCTGGCCCAATCACACATCGCTGATGACGGGTGTCTGGCCAGAGCGACATGGCGTGCTGTTCAATGGTGTGCTTGAACGACCGGGGCTGGGACTGCCGATCAAGGTCAATCCTCGCAAGGACAAGCTCGATCTGGTCCAGGTCCCAACGGTTTATGATGCCATTCATCAGCACGGGATGAAGGTTGCTGCGATCAACTGGCCTTGTACGCGGAATGCGTCATCCATCGATGACGACTTTCCGGACGTGCCGGACACGTTTCAATTCACGACGCCGCGACTGATTGCCAGCATGAAGCAGGCAGGGGTCGTCACGGATGAAGATATCGAAGGCTTCATGAAATTGAGCTCACCGGCACGCGATCGTGTTTGGACCGAGGCGGTCTGTCACGTGATTCGCGAACGAAAGCCGGAATTGACTCTGTTTCATTTATTGAATGTCGATTCAGTTCACCACCAGTATGGTCCGCGGACGAACGCAGGGTACTCTGCTGTTGCTTATGCTGACAGTTGTGTGGGAGATGTCATCGCCGCCGTTGACGACGCCGGTATTCGGGACCGAACGACCATTCTGATTGTCTCGGACCATGGATTTATTCCGGTGCCGAAAACACTTCTGCCCAACGTCGTCTTGCGACAGGCGGGCCTCTTGACGGTGGAAAACGGTCAGGCCGTGACGGCGCGCGTTCATGTCTATCCTGAAGGAGGGATCGGGATGGTTTATCTCACCGTTCCGGATCGGCGTGAGGAAGATCGAGCCAGGGTGATTGAACTCTTCCGCGACCGTCCCGAGATTGCCGAAATTCTGACGCCGGATGATTTTCCTCGTTTCGGCCTGCCCCTTCCTGGCGATCATCCGCAGATGGCCGATCTGGTGCTCGTAGCGAAGGATGGGTTCGGGTTCAACATCAGGCCGACGGGCGATGAGTTCGTCATCAACAGTGAAACGACCGTGGGGATGCACGGCTTTCTGTCGACGAATCCCCGAATGAATGCGACGTTTGTCGCTTCCGGCCACCGCATCCGAAAAGGAATGTCTCTGGGAATGATTGAAAACCGCGATGTCGCACCCACGATTGCGACATTGCTGAGCGTCCCGTTCGAAACGGCCGAGGGACGGGTTCTGAACGAAATTTTCGATGGATCCGCTCAGTCCGCCGAGTAG
- the hemP gene encoding hemin uptake protein HemP, which yields MTPRYRYADLSRAGREVLIEHEGQMYRLRTTRNGKLILNK from the coding sequence ATGACACCCAGGTATCGGTATGCCGATTTGAGTCGGGCTGGTCGTGAGGTGTTGATTGAACACGAAGGCCAGATGTATCGCTTACGCACAACACGGAACGGCAAGCTGATCCTGAATAAATGA
- a CDS encoding DUF1559 domain-containing protein yields the protein MKLKSSRKMVKPAGFTLIELLVVIAIIAVLIALLLPAVQQAREAARRTQCKNNLKQIGLALHNYSATFDTLPPSMAINPRVTANASWSVHGRLMPYMDQANFFNQIDLQENWSSATNGPVVSGRRVPVYACPSDPKSDTPRLASGVSLYPTNYGFNFGTWFVFNPATGAGGPGLFYPNSRIRLSDITDGTSNTLATSEVKTWQAYTRNAGTTEIPPIPATPAEVLSYVVTGLPDRVDPPTEHSEWANGHSHHSGFTATMTPNTAVKLVVGSTISGGNYTVNAGTYDCDFASRQEGSDLARVSYSAVTSRSYHTGAVNSLLADGSVRTISQNIDLGIWRAMATRAGGEVVGEF from the coding sequence ATGAAGCTGAAGTCGTCTCGAAAGATGGTCAAACCTGCAGGATTCACATTAATTGAGTTACTGGTTGTGATCGCGATTATCGCCGTTCTGATCGCCCTGTTGCTACCTGCCGTGCAGCAGGCTCGCGAAGCCGCCCGACGGACACAGTGCAAGAACAACCTGAAGCAGATTGGACTGGCACTCCACAACTACAGTGCCACCTTCGACACACTGCCTCCCAGCATGGCCATCAACCCGAGAGTCACTGCCAACGCATCCTGGTCTGTGCATGGCAGGCTGATGCCCTACATGGACCAGGCCAACTTTTTCAATCAGATCGACCTTCAGGAAAACTGGTCCAGTGCGACCAATGGACCTGTCGTGTCAGGTCGACGGGTTCCCGTCTACGCCTGCCCATCCGATCCTAAAAGTGACACCCCGCGACTGGCGTCGGGTGTCAGCCTGTACCCGACCAACTACGGCTTCAACTTCGGGACCTGGTTTGTCTTCAATCCCGCCACCGGAGCAGGGGGGCCAGGCCTTTTCTATCCCAACTCGCGCATCCGTCTGTCCGACATCACCGACGGAACGAGCAACACGCTGGCAACATCCGAAGTCAAGACGTGGCAGGCCTATACCCGTAATGCCGGCACGACAGAGATTCCTCCCATCCCCGCGACACCGGCAGAAGTTCTGTCGTATGTCGTCACAGGACTTCCTGACCGGGTCGATCCACCAACGGAGCACTCGGAATGGGCCAACGGGCACTCGCATCATAGCGGCTTCACAGCGACTATGACCCCGAACACGGCAGTGAAATTGGTCGTCGGCTCTACCATCAGCGGAGGGAACTACACCGTCAACGCGGGGACTTACGATTGTGACTTTGCGTCCCGTCAGGAAGGCTCAGACCTGGCTCGCGTCAGCTACTCGGCCGTGACCTCACGCAGCTACCACACCGGTGCAGTCAACAGCCTTCTGGCGGACGGCTCCGTCCGCACGATCTCGCAGAATATCGATCTGGGGATCTGGCGAGCGATGGCCACTCGCGCAGGGGGCGAGGTCGTGGGCGAGTTCTAA
- a CDS encoding DUF3386 family protein has translation MSRNGRLAAMWRIDLMSFGLVALAVFLTSLTHGGDGTQPAPTAVSLMEEAHNGRVVWKDFPGFRAKIRAAADGNAVEGTVTVSSKGTISLELPSGEGFAWVETSLKSLVGHRLSDDGAITTVAFADDVTSHPLGRLLKSTDESDKSLWRVQGDLLTEVHRFNGKTRFVISVADVARNAEGKHLPKNFSVTTWDSVTGQIKTSRQVYNEWARVGHLDLPAKLLAATSKDDGSRRVEQLELSGHELLSTTANAAP, from the coding sequence ATGAGCAGGAATGGACGTTTGGCCGCGATGTGGCGGATCGATCTGATGAGCTTTGGATTGGTCGCGCTGGCGGTCTTTCTGACCTCGTTGACTCACGGGGGTGATGGCACGCAGCCAGCACCGACTGCGGTCAGCCTGATGGAAGAAGCTCACAATGGGCGAGTTGTCTGGAAAGATTTTCCTGGCTTTCGAGCAAAAATTCGTGCCGCGGCCGATGGAAATGCCGTGGAGGGGACCGTGACCGTCAGCTCCAAGGGGACGATTTCTCTGGAGCTTCCCTCAGGGGAGGGATTCGCCTGGGTCGAAACGTCGCTCAAGTCACTTGTGGGTCACCGCCTTTCCGACGACGGCGCGATCACGACCGTGGCCTTCGCGGACGATGTCACAAGTCATCCATTGGGACGGTTGCTGAAGTCGACAGATGAGTCCGACAAGAGTCTGTGGCGCGTGCAGGGCGATCTGCTGACCGAAGTACATCGATTCAATGGGAAAACCCGCTTCGTCATTAGCGTCGCGGACGTGGCCCGCAACGCCGAAGGGAAGCACCTGCCAAAAAACTTCAGCGTGACAACCTGGGATTCCGTGACCGGGCAGATCAAGACGAGTCGCCAGGTCTACAACGAATGGGCTCGGGTCGGGCACCTCGATTTGCCGGCGAAGTTGCTGGCGGCCACCAGCAAAGATGACGGATCACGCCGGGTTGAGCAGTTGGAGCTCTCTGGCCACGAATTGCTCTCAACGACGGCGAATGCCGCTCCGTAG
- a CDS encoding PQQ-binding-like beta-propeller repeat protein, whose protein sequence is MKRKSMTYSLATCMGLSLLSMASANATEAWTEFRNGGNTSIEAQGLPVTWSPDEGIAWKIELPGYGQSSPVIWKDVVYLTSIQGDDKEQCFLVAIEMASGDVLWQREYPATVRLKNAEMVSRAAPTPVIDANGIYVLFESGDLHAISHDGSSQWLKSLFEDAGSYKNNHGYAASLTQMDHAVIVLVDHTGPSYLLALNKQTGEEVWKTERTSRTSWSSPCVTQFGDQVQVIVSSGGTVDGYDARTGNQLWSCSGLNGNTIPSATPVGDLIFVGASQARGGASEAAAASNCCVKITPGGDAPYQVVWKAEKALCSYVSPLAHRGYVYYVNSVGVLYCLEAATGRQCYAERIDGACWAQPVAVGDLIYFFTKKGVTSVVKAGSEFEQVASNRLWTEEAPPRRAVEEAAPGGEGGAEAQPRSREQMDPIIYAVAAVDRAFVIRLGTHLYRVGTNVAVAAGETGLK, encoded by the coding sequence ATGAAACGCAAATCAATGACTTATTCGCTGGCGACGTGCATGGGACTCAGCCTGCTGTCGATGGCCAGCGCAAATGCGACAGAAGCTTGGACAGAGTTTCGCAATGGCGGAAATACGTCCATCGAAGCTCAAGGATTGCCTGTCACCTGGTCGCCCGATGAAGGGATTGCGTGGAAGATCGAGCTGCCCGGTTACGGACAGTCATCCCCCGTTATCTGGAAGGATGTTGTTTATCTGACATCCATTCAGGGAGACGACAAAGAGCAATGCTTCCTGGTTGCGATTGAGATGGCGTCTGGCGACGTTCTCTGGCAGCGTGAGTACCCCGCCACGGTTCGGCTGAAAAATGCAGAGATGGTCAGCCGTGCCGCCCCGACTCCCGTGATTGATGCGAACGGTATCTATGTGCTGTTTGAAAGTGGCGATCTGCATGCCATCTCACACGACGGGTCGTCGCAGTGGCTCAAGTCTCTCTTTGAAGATGCCGGTTCCTACAAGAATAATCACGGCTATGCGGCATCGTTGACGCAGATGGATCATGCGGTGATTGTGCTGGTCGATCATACTGGCCCGTCCTATCTGCTGGCTCTGAACAAGCAGACGGGCGAGGAAGTCTGGAAGACCGAACGAACATCGCGTACATCGTGGTCTTCTCCCTGCGTCACGCAGTTTGGAGATCAGGTTCAGGTGATCGTCAGCTCGGGAGGAACTGTCGACGGCTATGATGCACGGACGGGAAACCAGCTTTGGAGCTGCAGCGGGCTTAATGGGAATACAATCCCTTCTGCGACGCCGGTCGGTGATCTGATCTTTGTCGGTGCGTCACAGGCTCGGGGCGGCGCGAGTGAAGCGGCAGCCGCTTCGAACTGCTGCGTAAAAATTACCCCCGGCGGCGATGCTCCCTATCAGGTCGTTTGGAAGGCCGAAAAAGCACTTTGCAGCTACGTAAGCCCCCTCGCGCATCGCGGGTATGTTTACTACGTCAACAGTGTCGGTGTGCTCTATTGCCTCGAGGCCGCCACGGGTCGACAGTGCTACGCAGAACGAATTGACGGTGCATGCTGGGCTCAACCCGTTGCTGTCGGTGATCTGATCTACTTCTTCACCAAGAAGGGTGTGACTTCGGTTGTGAAGGCCGGTTCGGAATTTGAACAGGTCGCTTCGAATCGATTGTGGACTGAAGAAGCCCCTCCTCGCAGAGCTGTGGAAGAAGCGGCACCTGGCGGCGAGGGTGGCGCGGAAGCTCAGCCTCGCTCTCGAGAGCAGATGGATCCCATCATTTATGCTGTCGCCGCCGTGGACCGTGCCTTTGTGATTCGCTTGGGAACGCATCTGTACCGGGTTGGTACCAACGTCGCCGTTGCAGCGGGTGAGACCGGTTTGAAATGA
- the modA gene encoding molybdate ABC transporter substrate-binding protein: MRLQQFRAPVIGAFLLLVLTGCDQFTDPRPVQNSAIVEPKVTISVAAASDLKYVLEEIITEFRQAHPEIAVKPTYGSSGSFYSQLLNKAPFDVFLSADVAYPQQLIDQGLAISESLIVYAMGRIVLWVRNDCPVDVEREGIASLRSASIKKIAIANPQHAPYGKAAEAALYHFDIYEEVEDRIVFGENIAQAAQFVESGAADIGIIAVSLTIADALREKGRQWPFPKDSYPPLEQGGVIMSTTQERGACEAFLKFLGSDVCRDILKRYAFSYPGEMTLDGPVAP, translated from the coding sequence ATGAGGTTACAACAGTTTCGCGCGCCCGTGATCGGAGCATTTCTGCTGCTGGTGCTCACCGGCTGCGATCAGTTCACCGATCCCCGCCCGGTACAAAATTCAGCGATCGTCGAACCGAAGGTAACGATCAGTGTTGCCGCCGCGTCTGATCTGAAATATGTACTGGAAGAGATTATCACCGAGTTTCGGCAAGCTCATCCCGAAATCGCCGTCAAACCGACCTATGGCTCGTCGGGAAGCTTCTATTCGCAGCTTTTGAATAAGGCTCCCTTTGATGTCTTCCTCTCAGCGGACGTCGCTTACCCGCAGCAGTTAATCGACCAGGGGCTGGCGATTTCCGAGTCCCTGATCGTCTATGCGATGGGGCGGATCGTGTTGTGGGTCCGTAATGACTGTCCCGTCGATGTGGAACGGGAAGGGATTGCCTCGCTACGAAGTGCCAGCATCAAGAAGATCGCCATCGCCAATCCCCAGCACGCCCCTTATGGTAAAGCGGCCGAAGCTGCGCTCTACCATTTCGATATCTATGAAGAGGTCGAGGATCGAATCGTCTTTGGTGAGAATATTGCTCAGGCAGCTCAGTTCGTCGAATCGGGGGCCGCCGATATCGGAATCATCGCCGTCTCTTTGACGATCGCCGACGCGCTGCGGGAGAAGGGGCGACAGTGGCCATTCCCCAAGGATTCGTACCCGCCCCTGGAACAGGGCGGGGTCATCATGAGCACGACTCAGGAACGGGGGGCGTGTGAAGCGTTCCTCAAGTTCCTGGGCTCGGACGTTTGCCGGGACATCCTGAAACGGTATGCATTCTCGTATCCTGGTGAGATGACTCTGGATGGTCCTGTGGCTCCGTAG
- a CDS encoding prenyltransferase/squalene oxidase repeat-containing protein, with translation MKPNRLVCLLIIALLASASPPLRAQSEDSKADAMDVARQKAINYLKTAQARDGSWTTPMSPAISGLVTYALLESGVKPDTPEIAKALQHLQTFVQPDGGIYSPKSQHANYETSILVLVFRATNQGEKYDSVIKNADTFLRNLQWDDTQQTEKADPRFGGAGYGGPNSRPDLSNTTFFLEALEAAGAKPDDPAVQNALVFLSRCQNLESEHNTLPAASKVNDGGFIYTPAAGGSSPAGTTENGGLRSYGSMTYAGLKSMVYAGLTPEDKRVKAALEWIKKHYTVEENPGLGQQGKFYYFHVFAKTLATLKLDRLQDDQGVQHDWRNELASHLIDIQQENGAWLNKSDRWFEGNPDLATAFALLSLSYCEPISTLSK, from the coding sequence ATGAAACCGAATCGCCTTGTCTGTTTGCTCATCATCGCCCTGCTTGCTTCCGCCAGTCCCCCGCTCCGGGCCCAATCGGAGGACTCGAAGGCAGACGCCATGGATGTTGCGCGACAGAAGGCGATCAATTACCTGAAAACGGCCCAGGCCAGGGACGGAAGCTGGACGACACCCATGTCCCCCGCGATTTCGGGACTGGTGACCTATGCTCTGCTCGAATCGGGCGTAAAACCAGATACCCCCGAAATTGCGAAAGCGCTGCAGCATCTCCAAACATTCGTGCAGCCTGACGGCGGGATCTACTCGCCCAAGAGTCAGCACGCCAATTATGAAACATCGATTCTGGTGCTCGTGTTTCGCGCCACGAACCAGGGCGAAAAATACGACTCCGTGATTAAGAACGCGGACACCTTTCTCCGCAATCTGCAGTGGGATGACACTCAGCAAACCGAGAAAGCAGACCCCCGGTTTGGGGGAGCCGGTTATGGGGGGCCTAACAGCCGCCCGGACCTGTCGAACACAACCTTCTTTCTGGAAGCCCTGGAAGCTGCCGGAGCCAAACCCGACGATCCAGCCGTCCAGAATGCTCTCGTCTTCCTGTCTCGCTGTCAGAACCTCGAGTCCGAGCACAATACTCTGCCCGCAGCCTCCAAGGTGAATGACGGGGGATTCATCTACACCCCCGCCGCAGGCGGAAGCTCACCGGCGGGAACCACTGAGAACGGTGGATTGCGCTCTTACGGCAGCATGACCTACGCAGGTCTGAAAAGTATGGTCTATGCGGGCCTGACTCCTGAAGACAAACGAGTCAAAGCGGCACTAGAGTGGATCAAGAAGCATTACACGGTAGAAGAAAATCCGGGACTGGGCCAGCAGGGGAAGTTCTACTACTTCCACGTCTTCGCGAAAACGCTTGCCACCTTGAAACTGGATCGGTTGCAGGACGACCAGGGCGTGCAACACGACTGGAGGAATGAGCTCGCGAGCCACCTGATCGACATCCAGCAGGAAAACGGCGCCTGGCTGAATAAGAGCGACCGCTGGTTTGAAGGGAATCCCGACCTCGCCACCGCTTTCGCACTCTTGTCGCTCAGCTATTGCGAGCCGATCTCGACCCTTTCGAAGTAA
- a CDS encoding DUF1559 domain-containing protein encodes MLRTRSTRSAFTLIELLVVIAIIAVLIALLLPAVQQAREAARRTQCSNNLKQIGLAIHNYHDTNTRFPLSSIDTAHARSGAFASILPYIDQANLYQRYDFSLGNSDPANLIAVSQKITAYLCPSAPFRRPVPISGCDANNRAPGTYAVSTGSGDPWGTVASGAPHNGAIVNAGSGSTSMRDITDGTSSTFLAGESAWNFADYLFTSGPCNGQVRWGFTYWSSPYPLATAFTTRGPFNPKSRADDSDRLANFRSEHIGVVNMLLCDGSVRYVSENIDHTLLDKLATRAGGETVGEF; translated from the coding sequence ATGTTGCGTACCCGTTCGACACGGTCTGCATTTACGTTGATTGAGCTACTGGTGGTGATTGCCATCATCGCGGTGTTGATTGCACTTTTGCTTCCCGCTGTGCAGCAGGCTCGTGAAGCCGCCCGCAGGACACAGTGCTCCAACAATCTGAAACAGATTGGTTTGGCGATCCACAACTACCATGACACCAACACACGTTTCCCGCTAAGTTCGATCGACACCGCTCATGCTCGTTCGGGGGCCTTTGCGAGCATTCTTCCATACATCGACCAGGCGAACTTGTATCAGCGTTACGACTTCAGCCTGGGTAACTCTGATCCCGCCAACCTGATTGCCGTTTCACAGAAGATTACGGCTTATTTGTGTCCGTCTGCTCCGTTCCGCCGCCCTGTTCCGATCAGTGGTTGTGACGCGAACAATCGTGCTCCTGGCACGTACGCCGTTTCGACAGGCAGTGGCGATCCCTGGGGCACCGTTGCATCAGGGGCTCCCCACAACGGGGCAATCGTGAACGCTGGCAGCGGCAGCACCTCGATGCGGGACATCACCGACGGAACTTCAAGTACGTTTCTGGCGGGAGAATCGGCCTGGAATTTTGCTGACTATCTCTTCACCTCGGGGCCCTGCAACGGGCAGGTTCGTTGGGGCTTCACCTACTGGTCATCGCCTTATCCGCTGGCAACGGCCTTCACGACGCGAGGTCCGTTCAATCCGAAATCCCGTGCTGATGACAGCGATCGCCTGGCGAACTTCCGCAGCGAGCACATTGGTGTGGTCAACATGCTGCTGTGCGATGGCTCGGTGAGATACGTCAGTGAAAACATTGATCACACTTTGCTGGACAAGCTGGCAACGCGTGCTGGTGGTGAGACCGTGGGTGAGTTTTAA